One Streptomyces sp. CG4 genomic window, GTTCCGTCGGCTCGCGCGCGAGCTGCACCCGGACGTCAACCCCGACCCGAAGACCCAGGAGCGGTTCAAGGAGATCAACGCCGCTTACGAGGTGCTGTCGGACCCGCAGAAGAAGCAGGTCTACGACCTCGGCGGCGATCCGCTCTCGCAGGCGGGCGGCGCCGGTGCGGGCGGCTTCGGCGCCGGTGGCTTCGGCAACTTCTCCGACATCATGGACGCGTTCTTCGGCACGGCGTCGCAGCGCGGCCCGCGCTCGCGCACCCGGCGCGGCCAGGACGCGATGATCCGGATCGAGGTCGAGCTGGACGAGGCGGCCTTCGGGACGACCAAGGACATCCAGGTCGACACCGCGGTCGTCTGCAACACCTGCAACGGCGAGGGCGCGGCGCCCGGCACGACCGCTCAGACGTGTGACATGTGCCGCGGCCGCGGCGAGGTCTCGCAGGTCACCCGGTCCTTCCTGGGCCAGGTCATGACCTCCCGGCCCTGCCCCCAGTGCCAGGGCTTCGGCACGGTCGTGCCGACCCCGTGCCCCGAGTGCGCGGGCGACGGCCGGGTCCGCTCCCGTCGCACGCTCACCGTGAAGATCCCGGCCGGTGTCGACAACGGCACCCGGATCCAGCTCGCCGGTGAGGGCGAGGTCGGCCCCGGCGGCGGTCCCGCCGGTGACCTGTACGTCGAGATCCACGAGCTGCCGCACCAGACCTTCCAGCGGCGCGGCGACGACCTGCACTGCACGGTGACGATCCCGATGACCGCGGCGGCGCTCGGCACGAAGGTGCCGCTGGAGACGCTCGACGGCATGGAGGAGGTCGACATCCGGCCCGGCACCCAGTCCGGCCAGTCGATCCCGCTGCACAACCGCGGTGTCACGCACCTGCGCGGCGGCGGCCGGGGTGACCTCATCGTGCATGTCGAGGTCACGACGCCGACCAAGCTGGACCCCGAGCAGGAACGCCTGCTGCGCGAGCTGGCCAAGCTGCGCGGCGAGGAGCGGCCGCAGGGCCAGTTCCAGCCGGGTCAGCAGGGGCTGTTCTCGCGCTTGAAGGATGCCTTCAACGGTCGCTGAGCCGTTGCCGGACAGGGGCGTACGGCGGTGCTCCGGCACCCGGTATGCCCCTGTCCTATGCCGTGGGAAGCCCGGATTCGGACTTGTTCAAAGGACGTGACAACATGCGGTCATGTCCTCCGCGCTGACCGATCTCTTCCCCCTCCCGATCGTGCAGGCCCCCATGGCGGGCGGCGTCTCCGTCCCGCAGCTCGCCGCCGCCGTCTCCGAGGCCGGCGGCCTCGGGTTTCTCGCCGCCGGGTACAAGACCGCCGACGGCATGTACCAGGAGATCAAGCAGCTCCGGGGGCTCACGAGCCGCCCCTTCGGCGTCAACGTGTTCATGCCGCAAGCCGAGTACCCCGGTGCAAGCACCGGCTCCACCGGAGCGGCTCACGCCGCGTCCCCTTCCGGCGCCGTGGAGGTCTACGCCCACCAGCTGGCCGGCGAGGCCGCCTGGTACGAGACCGAGCTGGGCGACCCGGACAGCGGCCGGGACGACGGCTACGACGCCAAGCTCGCCGTACTCCTCGACAACCCGGTACCGGTGGTCTCCTTCCACTTCGGGGTGCCGAGCCGTGAGGTGCTCGACAAGCTGCGCCGGGCCGGCACCCTCACCCTGGTCACCGCCACCACCGCCGAGGAGGCCCGCGCGGTCGAGCAGGCCGGTGCGGACGCGGTGATCGCACAGGGCGTGGAGGCCGGAGGCCATCAGGGCACCCACCGGGACCTCCCCGCGAACGACGGCTCCGGCATCGGACTGCTGTCGCTGGTCGCGCAGGTCCGCGAGGCCGTGCGCATCCCGGTCGTCGCCGCCGGCGGCATCATGCGCGGCAGCCAGATCGCCGCCGTCCTCGCGGCCGGCGCGAGCGCGGCCCAGCTGGGCACCGCCTTCCTCGCCACCCCCGAGTCCGGCGCCCAGGCCGTGCACAAGCAGGCGCTCACCAACCCCCTGTTCGCGCGCACCGAGTTGACCCGCGCCTTCTCCGGCCGGCCGGCGCGCGCACTGGTCAACCGCTTCGTGCGCGAGCACGGCCCGTACGCGCCCGCCGCCTATCCCGAGATCAACCACCTGACCTCGCCGCTGCGCAAGGCCGCCGCCAAGGCCGGGGACGCGCAGGGCCTGTCGCTGTGGGCGGGCCAGGGCCACCGGATGGCCCGCGAGCTGCCGGCCGGGCGGCTCGTGGAGGTGCTCGCCGAGGAACTCGACGCCGCCAGGACAGCGTTGTCGGCCCAGGGCGGCCCGCGATGACCGCGCCGGTGTTCGTCGTCGACTCGCTGGAGGGCGTGGGCCCCGGCTCGGTCGTCGACGTCGACGGCCCCGAGGGGCGGCACGCGGTCTCGGTACGGCGGCTCCAGCCCGGCGAGCAGGTGGTGCTGACGGACGGCCGGGGGCGCGGCGCGGCCGGGGTCGTCGTCAGCGTCTCGGGCAAGGACCACATGGTCGTCGAGCCCTTCGAGTTCCCGGTGGAACCCGAACCCAGCCCCCGGATCACCGTCGTCCAGGCCCTCCCCAAGGGCGACCGCGGCGAGCTGGCCGTGGAGACGATGACGGAGACCGGCGTCGACGCGATCGTGCCCTGGCAGGCCGCCCGGTGCATCACCCAGTGGAAGGGCGACCGGGGGCTGAAGGCGCTCGCCAAGTGGCGGGCCACCGCGCGCGAGGCCGGCAAGCAGTCCCGCCGGCTGCGCTTCCCTGAGGTCGCGGACGCGGCAACCACCAAGCAGGTGGCCGCGCTTCTCGCCCGCGCCGACTTCGCGGGCGTGCTGCACTCCGACTTCGAGCACGAGAGCCGGCCGCTGGCGAGTGCCGAACTGCCCACGCAGGGCGAGATCGTGCTGGTCGTCGGCCCCGAAGGCGGCGTCGCCCGGGACGAGTTGGCGCTCTTCGAGGAGGCGGGCGCCGGGGCGTATGTGCTCGGTCCCACCGTGTTGCGTACATCAACCGCCGGCACCGCCGCCGCGGCCCTGCTGCTGGGCCGCACCGGCCGCTGGTCCTGACACCTGGGGGACATCGTGGAACTCGCCCAAGTCCGGCTCCTGGTCACCGACTTCGCCGTCTGCTACCGCTTCTACGCCGACGTCCTCGGCCTCAAGCCGCAGTCCGGGGCGACCGAGGGCCCGTACGAGAAGTTCAGCCCGCACACCGGTTCCGCCGGGATCGCGCTGCAGGACCGGGCCATGATGGCCGAGATCCTGGACGAACTGGGTGAGAGCGCCTGCGGGCATCGCTCCTTGGTCGTCCTGCGCGTCGACGACCTGGACGCCTACGTCGCGGAGATCATCGGCCGTGGTGCGACGATGCTGCGCGAGCCTGCGCCGATGACCGACAGGATGCGGGTTGCCCATCTCAAGGACCCGGAGGGCAACCTGGTCGAGCTCCAGGAGTGGCTGTTGCTGAGGGGCTGACAGGCGCTTGCCGGGGTGCCGCGACATGCCATCCGGCGGCTGTGGCGCCGTTGTGGCTGATCGCTACCCCACTCTCGGCTTCGCTCAAGCGGGGGCACCCCCATCGCTGCGGA contains:
- a CDS encoding 16S rRNA (uracil(1498)-N(3))-methyltransferase, with amino-acid sequence MTAPVFVVDSLEGVGPGSVVDVDGPEGRHAVSVRRLQPGEQVVLTDGRGRGAAGVVVSVSGKDHMVVEPFEFPVEPEPSPRITVVQALPKGDRGELAVETMTETGVDAIVPWQAARCITQWKGDRGLKALAKWRATAREAGKQSRRLRFPEVADAATTKQVAALLARADFAGVLHSDFEHESRPLASAELPTQGEIVLVVGPEGGVARDELALFEEAGAGAYVLGPTVLRTSTAGTAAAALLLGRTGRWS
- the dnaJ gene encoding molecular chaperone DnaJ codes for the protein MATDYYAVLGVRRDASQDEIKKAFRRLARELHPDVNPDPKTQERFKEINAAYEVLSDPQKKQVYDLGGDPLSQAGGAGAGGFGAGGFGNFSDIMDAFFGTASQRGPRSRTRRGQDAMIRIEVELDEAAFGTTKDIQVDTAVVCNTCNGEGAAPGTTAQTCDMCRGRGEVSQVTRSFLGQVMTSRPCPQCQGFGTVVPTPCPECAGDGRVRSRRTLTVKIPAGVDNGTRIQLAGEGEVGPGGGPAGDLYVEIHELPHQTFQRRGDDLHCTVTIPMTAAALGTKVPLETLDGMEEVDIRPGTQSGQSIPLHNRGVTHLRGGGRGDLIVHVEVTTPTKLDPEQERLLRELAKLRGEERPQGQFQPGQQGLFSRLKDAFNGR
- a CDS encoding VOC family protein, whose product is MELAQVRLLVTDFAVCYRFYADVLGLKPQSGATEGPYEKFSPHTGSAGIALQDRAMMAEILDELGESACGHRSLVVLRVDDLDAYVAEIIGRGATMLREPAPMTDRMRVAHLKDPEGNLVELQEWLLLRG
- a CDS encoding nitronate monooxygenase encodes the protein MSSALTDLFPLPIVQAPMAGGVSVPQLAAAVSEAGGLGFLAAGYKTADGMYQEIKQLRGLTSRPFGVNVFMPQAEYPGASTGSTGAAHAASPSGAVEVYAHQLAGEAAWYETELGDPDSGRDDGYDAKLAVLLDNPVPVVSFHFGVPSREVLDKLRRAGTLTLVTATTAEEARAVEQAGADAVIAQGVEAGGHQGTHRDLPANDGSGIGLLSLVAQVREAVRIPVVAAGGIMRGSQIAAVLAAGASAAQLGTAFLATPESGAQAVHKQALTNPLFARTELTRAFSGRPARALVNRFVREHGPYAPAAYPEINHLTSPLRKAAAKAGDAQGLSLWAGQGHRMARELPAGRLVEVLAEELDAARTALSAQGGPR